A single window of Bos javanicus breed banteng chromosome 19, ARS-OSU_banteng_1.0, whole genome shotgun sequence DNA harbors:
- the C19H17orf100 gene encoding uncharacterized protein C17orf100 homolog has translation MASPLRGKPSPARAESICSEEKATVSVETSSHRVETSYRHVRTSSRQVETTYRSSEGPSVSPSGKRLPRVLEVSSQHVETASQLTETASRHVRASSLRVETSVHRVESPPRREKPAARQNVQKAR, from the coding sequence ATGGCCTCACCCCTTCGGGGAAAGCCCTCTCCGGCCCGGGCGGAATCCATCTGCTCCGAGGAGAAGGCGACGGTCAGCGTGGAGACCTCGTCCCACCGCGTGGAGACATCCTACCGTCACGTGCGGACATCTTCCCGGCAGGTGGAGACCACCTATCGCAGCAGCGAGGGGCCCTCCGTCTCCCCCTCTGGGAAGCGACTCCCTCGAGTCCTCGAGGTGTCCTCCCAGCACGTGGAAACCGCCTCGCAGCTCACAGAGACGGCTTCCCGCCACGTCAGGGCCTCGTCCCTGCGTGTGGAGACGTCTGTGCACCGCGTGGAGAGCCCGCCGCGGCGGGAGAAGCCGGCCGCCCGCCAGAACGTCCAAAAGGCCCGATGA